In Actinomycetota bacterium, the sequence CCGCGCCCGCTCTACCTGCTCGGCCCCGGCGGACGCCGGTTCGATCAGGACCTCGCGCACGAGCTCGCCTCGCTCGCCGGGTTCAGCTTGCTGTGCGGGCGCTACGAAGGCGTCGACCACCGGGTACGGGAGCACCTGGTCGACGGCGAGCTGTCGGTCGGCGACGTCGTGTTGGCCGGGGGAGAGGTGGCGGCGTGCCTGGTGATCGAAGCGGTCACCCGCCTGCTGCCGGGGGCGATGGGCAACGCGGCGAGCCCGGTCGCGGAGAGCTTCGGCGCCACGGGTCTCCTGGAGGAGCCCCACTTCACCCGCCCCGCCGATTTCAAGGGGTGGTCGGTGCCCGAAGTGCTGCGCAGCGGTGACCACGCTCGCATCGAGCGGTGGCGCCGCGCCCAGGCGTTGCATCGCACGCTGCGCTACCGGCCAGACCTGATCGAGCGGCGCGGAGGGCTGAGCGACGCCGAGCGGCGGCTGTTGGAAGAGGTACCTCCGCTCACCTATCCTTGAGCGTTCCACTCGCCGCCCAACAGGACCGAGCCCCCATGAAGACCACCGACATCGTCGACCTGCAGAACCTTCGCGAGGACATCCCCGACTTCCGCCCTGGTGACGAGCTGAAGGTCCACGTCCGGGTGGTCGAGAGCGGCAAGGAGCGGGTCCAGATCTTCCAGGGCAACGTCATCGCCATCCAGGGCTCGGGCGTAGCCGAGACCTACACCGTGCGCAAGCTCAGCTACGGCGTCGGGGTCGAGCGAACGTTTCCCAAGCACAGCCCGATCGTGGCCAAGGTCGAGGTCGTGAAGCGCGGCGACGTGCGCCGGGCCAAGCTGTACTACCTGCGCGATCGCGTCGGTAAGGCCGCCCGCGTCAAGGAAAAGCGCGAGAGCTGAGCCTCGCGCCCCGGCCTGAGCAGCGCCTCCGTGACACCTGACGATCTCGAGCAGTTCGAGGCCGAACGAGAGCTGCAACTCGCCCAGGAGTACCAAGACGTCGCCGGCATGTTCCGGTACGCGGTCGAGACCGAGCGCCGCTTCTATCTCGCCAACTCGGTCGAGCTGCACCTGCGTGGCGACGGTGCCCGGCCCCTCGTCGAGGTCGAGCTCACTGATGCCTGGGTGTGGGACATGTACCGCAAGGCGCGCTTCGTGCCGAAGGTGCGGGTGCTCACGTTCAAAGACGTCAACGTCGAGGAACTGGCGAACCCCGAGCTCGACCTCTGAGCGCGTCTTCGCCGTAGACGAAGCCGAACCTCGTAGAAGGAGCACGTTGTGGTCGAACGCAGCCGGTGGGTCGAGATCACCGACGCCAATCCAGAGCATTCGGCCTGGTACATCGAGCGGTTCCGCCAGATGGCGGCCAACGGTGACGACTTGGCCGGCGAGGCCCGCTTCGTCGACGCGCTGGTGGGTCGCGGGGCGCGCATCCTCGACGCCGGGTGCGGCCCCGGGCGGGTGGGGGGCTTCCTCGGCGCTGCGGGTCACGACGTGGTCGGCGTCGACGTCGACCCGAGGCTGATCGCCGCGGCCGAGCAGGACCATCCCGGCCCGCTCTGGTTGGTGGGCGACCTGGCCGAGCTCGACCTGCCCGAGCAGGGGATCACCGAGGGCTTCGACGCCATCGTCTGTGCGGGCAACGTGATGACGTTCCTCGCGCCGAGCACCAGGGGTGAGGTGTTGCGCCGGCTGGGGCTGCACCTGCGGGAGCAGGGCCGCATCGCCGTCGGCTTCGGTCTTGCCAGGGGCTACGACCTGGACGACTTCCTCGGCGACATCGCCGATGCCGACCTGTTGCCCGACGACCTGTTCTCCACGTGGGACATGCGCCCGTTCACCGGCGACTCCGACTTCGTGGTCGCTCTGCTGAGCTTCTCCCGCCTCTAGGAGCGAGACTGAGATGGTGGACCTGGCCGTCGCCGTCACGCCGCTCTACTTCGCCTCGATGGCGTGGGAGCGCCTGGCCCTGCAGCGCCGCGCCGCTCGGCTGGGGCCGAGCGCGGCCGACTACACCGGCCCCGACACCGCCACCAGCCTGGGCATGGGTGTGCTAAGCCTGACCACACCGATCACCGCCGCGCTCGTCGCCGCGACTGCACCGCGACGCGCGAAGCGCGGTGCGCTCGGATGGGCAGTCGTCGGGGTCGCCGCATCGGCGGCCACGGCGGCCACCATCGCCGACCGCGTCGTTCGCCGCGCGGATGTGGAGCCCGAGGCCGATCGCGGCCGCGTCGAGCGCGCGCGGAAGGTGGCCGAGGTGGGTGGGGTGGTCGCGCTGGCTGCCGGAGGCGTAGCGCTCTGCGGCGCGGCCGCCACCGCCACGAGTGCGAAGCGGATGTGGCGCAAGGGCGGTCACCGGCGCGACCTCGGCAACGGGGCGCTGGCTTGGTCCGTCGCGATGGTCGGGTGGGACCTCGGCTACTACTGGAACCACCGCCTGATGCACGAGGTGCGTGCGCTCTGGGCGATCCACGTGCCGCACCACTCGAGCGAGCACTACAACCTGTCCACCGCGCTGCGCCAACCAGTCGCCGGGGCGTTCGGCGTGTGGGTGCCGTACGGGGCGATGGCCCGCTTCGGTGTGCGGCCGAACATCATCGGCGTCTCGCACGGTCTCAACCTGATCTACCAGTACTGGATCCACACCGACATGATCCGTTCGCTCGGGCGGGCAGAGGCCGTGCTCAACACCCCGTCGCACCACCGCGTGCACCATGGCAGCAACCGCCGCTACATCGACCGCAACCATGCCGGCATCCTCATCGTGTGGGACAAGCTGTTCGGCACGTTCCAACGCGAGATGCCGATCGCCGACCCGGTGGTGTACGGGCTCACCAAGAACGTCGGCACCTACAACCTGTGGACCGTCAGCACCCACGAGTACCGCGACATCGCCCGTGACGTGGCCCGCAGCAAGACATGGCGCGATCGGGTGGGGTTCGTGGTGCGCAGCCCGGGTTGGGCGATCAGCCGGCGTGCCGAGCTCGACGAGCTCGACCGGCTCGACGCCCGCGACTCCCTCCAACCCGCCACGGTGTGATCGCGGGCCGGCGACGGTTCAATGTCGACGCTTCCCCCTGATGGCCCGACGGTCGTAGGGGTGAAGCGGATGTCCGACGGATCCGGGAACGCGAACCGCGCCCGTGGCGCGTGGGCGGAAGAGCAGGTGGCCCGCTGGTACCGGGCGAGCGGTTACGAGGTGCTCGATCGCAACTGGTGGTGTGAGCACGGCGAGCTCGACATCGTGGCCGGCAAGGGCACGTTGGTGGTGTTCTGCGAGGTGAAGGCACGAGCCACCGGCGCGTTCGAGAGCCCCTCGCTGGCCGTCGGCTTCGCGAAGCAGCGCCGGTTGCGGCGGGTGGCCGCGGTCTGGCTGGCGGTGAGCGGGCGACGTGGTGTCGAGGTGCGCTTCGACGTCGCGGCGATGACCGGGGTGCACCTCGAGGTGCTCGAGAACGCGTTCTGAGCAGGCGGCGGACGCCTCAGCCGAGGAACGCCCAGGCGACGAGCGCCACCACGACCACCAGCGCGGCGAGCACGAACAAGTAGTCGGCGACGTTCGTTCGGTGCTTCTGGTACGGATTGAAACCCACGGCGGTCAGTATCGTCGGCCGGCATGCAGACAATCGACGTGGCTCGTGCGGACGGCATCGTCACCATCACCCTCGACGCCCCGGCGAAGAAGAACGCGATCAGCGCTCTGATGTGGGACGAGCTGTACGCGACGTTGCGTGAGGTGCAGCCGAGCAGCACGGATCGCGTGGTCGTGATCACCGGCGCGGGTGGCGAGTTCTGCTCCGGGGCCGACCTGTGGGACAGGGGAGGCGAGGCGCGCCACACGCACCAGCTCAGCTCGATGCGCGCGATCACCGAGGTGGCCTTGGCGCTCGCCCGCCTGCCCCAGCCCACCATCGCGAAGGTGCGCGGCGTCGCCGTCGGCGCCGGCTGCAACCTGGCGCTCGGCTGCGACCTGGTGGTCGCCGGCGAGACGGCACGGTTCTCGGAGATCTTCACCCGCCGCGGGTTGTCGCTCGACTTCGGCGGGAGCTGGATCCTGCCAAGGCGCGTGGGGCTGCACCGCGCGAAGGAGCTCGCCTTCTTCGCCGACATCATCGACGCCGCCGAGGCCGACCGGATCGGGCTCGTCAACCGGGTGGTTCCCGACGCCGAGCTCGACGAGTTCGTCGACGCGTGGGCCCGCCGGCTGGCCGCCTTGCCGCCGATCGCCCTCGCCCAGAACAAACGGATGCTCAACAACTCGATGAGCCTCAGCCTGGAGCAGGCGCTCGAAGACGAAGGCGCGGCGCAGACGGTCAACTTCGGCACCAGGGACACCGTCGAGGCGATCTCCTCCTTCGTCGACAAGCGGGAGCCCACCTACGAGGGCCGCTAGCAGCTCGCGCGGGTGACCGCCGGGCCGCGCGGGCGCTCGCTAGCGTGGGCGCAGTCATGCGACTGCCAACACGCGGGAGCGCTGCCGTGGCCGTGTCGGCGGTCGGATTGGTAGCCGCCGCCGCGCTCGTGTTGACGATCTCGCCGACGAGTGCCGGTGCCCAGGACGACACCAGCGGCGCCGAGACGACGTCTCCGCCGCCGACGTCGAGCACGCTGCCGCCGGGCTGCTTTCCGCCGGAACCGGTGCAGGCCGTGTTCGTCGGGCGGGTCGATGTCACCGACGTCCGCACCGCCCGCTTCGCGGTCGTGCAGGTGCGCTCCGGGTCACTCGGGCAGTTCGCGGTGGAAGGCTTCGTCGACGTCGACTACGGCGAGGACGTGCGCTACCTCGTGATCGGTGATCAGTACCTGGTGGGCGCCGGTGTCGACGACGCGACCGGGCGACTGGCCTCGCGCATACGCGAGCCCGCGCCGATGTTCGGCGGCGACCAGGTGGTCGGCATCGACGACTCGGGAGAGGATTGCCCCGAGTTCGAGGACGCGATGCGCACCCTGCGTCTGGACGGTTCGACGATCGACTCCGGTGTGCTCAGCCCGATGCTCGACGACAGGCGCGGCCTGCTGGGGGCGCTGCTGCTTCCTGCCGCGTGGGTGCTCGGCCTGCTCGTCGTCCTGGCCGCGCTGCGCGGTGTGTTGCTGGGCGTCGGCAGGGGCACGGCGCGCCTATGGCGAGGTGAGCCGCTGGTGCAGACCCACCCGGCACCGCGCACCCCGCGCCCACGCTGACGGGGCGTTCGGCCCTGCCACGGGTGTCTCAGCCGGCGGCGGCCGCAACGGCGCGGGCGCGCAGGTCGGCCACCGCGTGGGCCAGCCCCAGCTCGTCGCGGTACAGCGCGGTGCCGGCGATCAGCACGTTCGCACCCGCCGCCGCAGCGCCGGCGATGGTTGCGGGGCCGATGCCGCCGTCGACCTCGATGTTGACCGTGTCGGCGAGGCCCCTCGCGTCGAGCAGCGCGCGCAGCTCTTGGATCTTCGGCTCCATCGCGGCGATGTAGGACTGGCCCCCGAAGCCGGGGTTCACGGTCATCACCAGCACCAGATCGACCAGGTCGAGCACGTGGGCGACGGCCGAGACGGGTGTCGCCGGGTTCAGCGCGACGCCGGCCGTGGCGCCCATCGAGGCGACGTTGCCGAGCGTGCGGTGCAGGTGGGGGCACGCCTCGGCGTGCACGATCAGCCGGCTGCACCCGGCCTCGACGTAGCGCTCGGCGAGCACGTCGGGGGTGAGCACCATCAGGTGCGCCTCGAACGGCACGGTGGTGTGGCGGCGGGCGGCGGCGATGACGTCGGGGCCGAACGTGAGGTTAGGCACGAACTGGCCGTCCATCACGTCCCACTGCACGAGGTCGACCCCTGCCGCCTCGAGCGCGACCATCTCCTCGCCCAGCCGGGCGAGGTCGGCGGTGAGAACTGAAGGCGCGATCTGGACCGGCAGCGACACGACCCGAACCTAGCTGCAGGACCCGGGAAGGGCCGCGACCCGGGAGCGCCTTAGCCTTGCCTGCTGTGGACCGGCGCAGGATCACCCTCCGGGTCGACAAGGTGGTCGCCGGCGGAGACGGGCTCGGGCGCGAGGACACCGGGCGGGTGGTGCTCGTCACCGGGGCGCTACCCGGTGAGCTGGTCGTGGCCGAGATCGACCGCGAGCGCCGTGACGTGGCCTTTGCCCGCACGGTCGAGGTGATCGAGCCAACTGCTGCGCGACGCACTCCGCCCTGCCCGGCGGTCGAGCGCGGCTGCGGCGGTTGTGGCTGGCAACACGTCGAGGTCGACGCCCAGCGCGAGTTGAAGCGACAGATCGTCGTCGAAGCGCTGGAGCGCACCGGCCGCATCGCCGATCCTGCCGTGACCGTCGCCCCGGCGCTCCCCGACGAGCGCTACCGCACGACGGTTCGTCTCGCGGTCGACGCTGAGGGCCGGGTGGGGTTCCGCGCCGCGCGGCGCCACGACGTCGTGGCGGTCACGGACTGCCTGGTCGCCCACCCGCTGCTTTCCGAGCTGCTCGGTCGTTTGCGTCTTCCGGATGGGGAGGAGATCGTGCTCCGCGTGGGCGCGGCCACCGCCGAGCGCGCCGCCTGGTGGACGCCCGCGCAGCTGGCGCGCCCCGCATCGCTGCCCGACGACGTGCAGACCGGTCGGCGGGGTCATGTCCACGAAGTGGTCGGCGGACGGAGGCTGCGTGTCGGCAACGGCGCCTTTTTCCAGCCGTCACGAGAGGCGGCCGAGGCGATCGTCGACGCCGTGCGCCGAAGCGCGGGCCCCGCCAGGGACTGGCCGGCGGGCGCCGTCGTGGACGCGTACGGCGGCGTCGGGCTGTTCGCCGCGACCGTGGTCCCCGCGGACCGGCCGGTGGTCGTGGTCGAGTCCGCTGCCCCAGCGTGCGCGGACGCGGCCGTCAACCTGGCAGGCCACCGGGCCGAGGTGGTGAATCGCCAGGTCGAGTCGTGGCAGCCGTGTCCGGCCGCGCTCGTGATCGCCGATCCAGCCCGCGCCGGGCTCGGCCGGCAGGCCGCGCAACGCCTGGCGGCCACCGGCACCCCACTGCTCGTGCTCGTCTCCTGCGACCCGGTGTCGCTCGCCCGCGACGCCGGGCTGTTGCGCGAGCACGGCTACCGCCTCGCCGGCGCCGAGGTGATCGACACGTTCCCGAACACGACGCACGTCGAGGTGGTCACCCGCTTCGAGCGTGTGGGCACCGGCTGAGCCATCTGCGATGCTGGCGCGATGTTGCAGCCCGTCGTCTCGACCGAGGTGGCCGTAGCGCTCGCCGATCGACGACCCGTGGTCGCGCTGGAATCGACGATCTTCTCGCACCTCGGCCTGCCCAGCCCGCACAACGCCGCGGCGCTCGACCGCTGCCAAGGCGCGATCCGCGCCGGTGGCGCCGTCCCGGCGGTGACGGCCGTGGTCGACGGCGTGGCGCGCGTCGGGTTGGAGCCCGGCGAGGAGGCGCGGATCCTCGGCCCCGCCCGCAAGGCGGCCGAACGTGACCTGGCCGTGGCCGTGGCCCAGCGGTGGGATCTCGGCGCGACCACCGTTTCGGCCTCCGTCGCTCTCGCCGCGGCCGCAGGGGTGTCGGTGTTCGCCACCGGCGGGATCGGCGGTGTGCACCGCGAGGCCGAGGTGACCGGTGACATCTCGGCTGACCTCGACGCGCTGGCCAACCATCCCGTGGTGACGGTGTGCGCCGGAGCCAAGGCTTTCTTGGACCTGCCGCGCACCCTCGAGTACCTGGAGACCGCGGGGGTGCCGGTGCTCGGCTGGCGCCACGACTGGTTCCCGGCCTTCTACACGCGTTCGTCCGGGCTGGCGGTACCCCACCGGGTGGAGACCGCCACCGAGGTCGCCGCGGTGCTGGCCGCCCGCGCCCGACCGCGCACGGGGGTGCTGCTGACCGTGCCGATCCCCGATGGCGACGAGCTGGACGCCGCCGAGCTGGAGGCGGTGCTCGCCGACGCCCTCGCCGCCTGCGCGAGGGAGGCGATCACCGGCGCCGCGGTGACGCCGTACGTGCTCGGTCGCATCGCCGCGGCGACCGCGGGGCGCAGCGTGCCGGCCAACCTCGCGCTGGCGGAGAACAACGCTCGCGTGGCGGCCGACGTGGCCGTCGCGTTGTGCGCCCGCTGAAGGTCGAAACGCTCAGCGGGCGAGCGCGGCGATCAGCTGCTCGACCTGTTGGTCGAACGGTGTCACGGGGGTGAGATGCAGCTCGGGCCGCTGCGGGGGCTCGTACGGGGAATCGATCCCGGTCATGCCCTCCAACTCGCCGCGCCGGGCCCGCGCGTAGAGCCCCTTCGGGTCGCGTCGCTCGCATTCGGCGAGCGGGGTGTCGACGAACACCTCGACGAAGCGATGTCCGGCCAGCTCGTGGATTCGGCGGGCCCGCGCGCGTCCGGCCCGGAACGGGCTGATCACGGGCACGAGCACGACCAGCCCCGCGTCGGCCATCAGCCGCGCCACCTCGCCTACGCGCCGCACGTTCTCGTCACGGTCCTCATCGGAGAAGCCGAGGTCGCCGTTCAAGCCGTGGCGCAGGTTGTCGCCGTCGAGCACGTACGCGGCGCGCCCGGAGCGCACGAGGGCGTCTTCCACCGCGAAGGCGAGCGTCGACTTGCCCGACCCCGACAGCCCGGTCAGCCACACGGTTGCTCCAGGCCCACCGGTCGCGCCGGCCCGCACCTCGGGAGCGAGCGCGCTCGCGTGCCAGGTGACGTCGGGGGACCGATCGGAGGTCATCGGCGCAGACGGGTCACGGTGCCGCGCCGATGAGCATTCCGCCGGCGACGGTCTCGTTCGTGGCCTCGTCGACGAGGATGAAGCTGCCCGTCGTGCGATTGCGCTGATACGCGTCGAACGTGAGGGGAGTGGTCGAGCGGAAGCGGATGCGACCGATGTCGTTCATCGCGAGGGTGTCGGACTCTTCGCGGTGCAAGGTGTTGACGTCGAGCCGGTAGAGGAGCTCGCCGACCCTGCACCGGGCCGAGCGCGTGGTGTGCTTCAGCGCGTACATGCCGCCGGGTTGCAGCGGCTTGGTGGAGAACCAGCACACCATCGCGTCGAGGTCCTGGCTCATCTCCGGGTGGTTGTTCGGCCGGCAGAGCAGGTCACCGCGGGAGATGTCGATCTCGGCCGAGAGGCGCAAGGTGACGGCCATGCCCTCGACGGCGGTGGCGACGGGGCCGTCGGCGGTGTCGATCCCGACGACGGACGCGGTCAGTCCGCTCGGCAGTGCCATCACCTCGTCGCCGACGCCGAACGACCCACCGGCGACGGTGCCCGCGTAGCCGCGGTAGTCGTGGTGGTCGTCGTCGAACGGGCGGATCACGTACTGCACGGGAAAGCGCGGGTCGATCAGGTTGGCGTCGCTGCCGACGTACAGGTTCTCGAGGTGCCACAGCAGCGTCGGGCCGTGGTACCACGGCATCGCGGGTGAGTGCGAGATGACGTTGTCGCCGTGCAGCGCGCTCACGGGGATGAACGTGACGTCGGTGAACGTCAGCTTCCGCGCGAAGTCCCCGAACATCGAGCGGATCTCGTCGAACACGCCCTCTTCGAAGTCGACGAGGTCCATCTTGTTCACACACACCACCAGGTGGGGCACCCGCAGCAGCGAGGCGATGACCGCGTGCCGCCGGGACTGCTCGGTCATCCCCTTGCGGGCATCGACGAGCACCAGCGCGCAGTTGGCCGTCGACGCGCCGGTGACCATGTTGCGCGTGTACTGCACGTGGCCGGGGGTGTCGGCGATGATGAACTTGCGGTGGGGCGTAGCGAAGTACCGGTACGCGACGTCGATGGTGATCCCCTGCTCGCGCTCGGCGCGTAGGCCGTCGGTGAGCAGCGCGAGGTTCACGTAGTCGAGGCCGCGGCTCTGCGAGGCATGCTCCACCTGCTCGAGCTGGTCCTCGAAGATCTGCTTCGCGTCGAGCAAGAGGCGTCCGATCAGGGTGGACTTGCCGTCGTCGACGCTTCCTGCCGTGGCGAATCGCAACAGCTCGGTCATCAGAAGTAGCCCTCCCGCTTGCGGTCCTCCATGCCTGCTTCGCTGATCCGGTCGTCGGCGCGAGTGGCGCCGCGTTCGGTGATGCGGGCCGCCGCGACCTCGGCGATCACTTCTTCCACCGTCGCCGCCATCGACTCGACCGCGGCGGTGCAGGTGGCGTCGCCGACCGTGCGGAACCGCACCACGCGGTCTTCCAGTTCCTCGCCCGGGATGAGCTGGATGAACTCGGTGTGCGCGTACAGCAGGCCGTCACGGCGGAACACCGGGCGGCGGTGGGCGTAGTAGATGGACGGCAACGGAACCGGCTCCCGCTGGATGTACTGCCACACGTCGAGCTCGGTCCAGTTGCTGATCGGGAAGACGCGGATGTGCTCGCCCTTGCGGTGGCGGCCGTTGTACAGGCTCCACAGCTCGGGCCGCTGGTTCTTCGGGTCCCACTGGCCGAACTCGTCGCGGAAGCTGTACACGCGCTCTTTCGCCCGTGCCTTCTCCTCGTCGCGCCGGCCACCGCCGAACACGGCGTCGAACTGGTTGTCGTTGATCGCGTCGAGCAGCGTCACCGACTGGAGCCTGTTGCGGCTGGCCCGCGGGCCCGACTCCTCGGTGACCCTGCCCCGATCGATCGAGTCCTGCACCGAAGCGACGACGAGGCGCACGCCGTACTGCTCCACCATCTCGTCGCGGTACTCGTACACCTCGGCGAAGTTGTGCCCGGTATCCACGTGCATGACGGGGAACGGGATGCGGGCGGGCAGGAACGCCTTGCGGGCGAGGTGGAGCATCACCGCGGAGTCCTTGCCGCCGCTGAACAGCAGCACCGGCCGCTCGAACTCGGCGGCGACCTCGCGGAAGATGAAGATGCTCTCGTCCTCGAGCTGGTCGAGGTGGCTGCGGGCGATGGCGGAAGGCGAGGTCATGGCTCCGGGGAGGTAGGTAGCATTGTTGACAAAACTAGTCGGGATTCTACCATGTGGATCGGCGGAGATCACGGTCGCCTGAGGCGGCGCTCCACGCGGTCGAGGAAAGCAGTGCGCCGTTCGAACGACGCGGTGTCGAGGCCGTAGAGCGCGATCCACCTGGTGCGTGTAAGTGGATGGCAGAGCACGCGCAAGGCGCGGGTGACGACGCGCTTGCCGCCCTCGCCCTCGAGCGCGTTGATCCGCTTCGGTGATCCGTGCGTGGTGACCGCCACGATGCGGTCGATGTTGCGCAGCAGAGGGCGGATGCGCGAGCTGCCCGGCGGTAAGTGCCAGGCGACGCCGCTCACCCACACCCTGTCGATCCAGCCCTTCAGCATCGCCGGCTGGCCGGACCACCAGGTGGGGTAGACGAGCACGAGCGCCTCGCACCACTGCAGGTCGGCGGCATACGCGGCTACGGCGGACTTCGCCTCGGGAGGGTCGCGGTGCGCGGCGCGCTCGGCGGCCGTCATCGCCGGCTCGAAGCCGTCGGCGTACAGGTCGGTGAGGCGCACCTCGTGGCCGCCGGCGGCGAGACCGCAGAGCACCCGGTCACGCACCGCCGCCGTGAACGAACCCGGATCCGGGTGGCAGTAGACGACGAGCACCCTCACGTCAGACGACCCGTGCGCTCTTTGACGCGCTCGACGAACGCGGCGCGCTCGTCGGCGGTGCTGGTGTCGATCCCGTAGAGGCCGAGCCAGTGGCAGCGGGTGCGCCACCCGGTGGACATGCGTAGCGCCCTCGACAGGGCTCGCCGGCCGTTGTCGTTGATCGTGGCCACGTAGGCCCGGGAGGAGCCGTAGGTGCTGATCCCGACGATGTGGCGCACGTGGGTCAGCCCGGGCTTCACGCGGTGCGTGCGGGGGTGGAACACGAACCCGACGCCGGGCACCATCGTGCGTTCCAACCAGCCCTTCAGGATCGCCGGCATGCCGCTCCACCACGTCGGGTAGACGAAGACCAGGATCTGCGACTGCTGCACCAGCTCGATGTGCCGGGCCACCGCTTCGTCGAGCACGGGCCGCTCGCCGTGGTACGCGGCCCGTTCGTCGGCCGACATCGCGCCCCGGTAGCCATCGGCGTACAGGTCGATCGTCGTCACGTCGTGGCCGCCGCGTTCGAGTCCCTCGCGCGCCGCGGCGGCAAGGGCGTGGCTGAAGCTCTGCGCGTTGGGGTTGGCGCAGACGACGAGTGCGCGCAGGGATGCTGCCGACAACAGTCCGCCCCCTGGGATTCGAACCCAGAACCAATGGATTAAGAGTCCACTGCTCTGCCGTTGAGCTAGAGGCGGATAAGCCGAAAGGGCAGTCTAGGCATGGCCGCGATGGGCCCCAACTGCGTTCGTTGGACCGCTCGACGAAGCGGTCCGGGCTGCTTGGGGTGAGCGAGGGGAATCGAACCCCCGGCCTTCAGAGCCACAATCTGACGCTCTAACCAACTGAGCTACGCCCACCATGAGGGGTGCACAGTGTGCCACAGGGCCTGCGCGACCCCAACTCAGAACGTGCCCGACTCCGAACGTGCCCGACTCAGAACGTGTAGGCGGAGATCACATCGCGCATCGAGATGACCCCGACCAGCCCGGTGTCGTCGCGCACCAGCACGTGGCGGATGTAGTCCTCCATCATCTCCTCCGCGACGTCGCCCACCGTGTCGTCGGCCGACACCCAGACGAGCTGGTGGCTGCCGAGCTCGTTCGCCGTGACGGCGTCGATGTCGACTCCGCTCGCGACGGCGCGCACGATGTCACGCTCGGAGATCACCGCTTCCACCTGTGCCGGCGAGCCGACGACGATGCATCCGACGCTGGCGTCGGCCAGCAGGCGGGCGGCCTCGCGGACCGTCGCCGAGGCGGCGATGCAGACGACCTCGCTCCCCATGAAGGCGCTCACCGGCGCGCCTGGGCCGCTGTAGGGCGGGGGTGAGGACTC encodes:
- a CDS encoding NAD(P)H-dependent oxidoreductase, translated to MSAASLRALVVCANPNAQSFSHALAAAAREGLERGGHDVTTIDLYADGYRGAMSADERAAYHGERPVLDEAVARHIELVQQSQILVFVYPTWWSGMPAILKGWLERTMVPGVGFVFHPRTHRVKPGLTHVRHIVGISTYGSSRAYVATINDNGRRALSRALRMSTGWRTRCHWLGLYGIDTSTADERAAFVERVKERTGRLT
- a CDS encoding CBS domain-containing protein, translated to MGSEVVCIAASATVREAARLLADASVGCIVVGSPAQVEAVISERDIVRAVASGVDIDAVTANELGSHQLVWVSADDTVGDVAEEMMEDYIRHVLVRDDTGLVGVISMRDVISAYTF
- the cysD gene encoding sulfate adenylyltransferase subunit CysD — its product is MTSPSAIARSHLDQLEDESIFIFREVAAEFERPVLLFSGGKDSAVMLHLARKAFLPARIPFPVMHVDTGHNFAEVYEYRDEMVEQYGVRLVVASVQDSIDRGRVTEESGPRASRNRLQSVTLLDAINDNQFDAVFGGGRRDEEKARAKERVYSFRDEFGQWDPKNQRPELWSLYNGRHRKGEHIRVFPISNWTELDVWQYIQREPVPLPSIYYAHRRPVFRRDGLLYAHTEFIQLIPGEELEDRVVRFRTVGDATCTAAVESMAATVEEVIAEVAAARITERGATRADDRISEAGMEDRKREGYF
- a CDS encoding NAD(P)H-dependent oxidoreductase, which codes for MRVLVVYCHPDPGSFTAAVRDRVLCGLAAGGHEVRLTDLYADGFEPAMTAAERAAHRDPPEAKSAVAAYAADLQWCEALVLVYPTWWSGQPAMLKGWIDRVWVSGVAWHLPPGSSRIRPLLRNIDRIVAVTTHGSPKRINALEGEGGKRVVTRALRVLCHPLTRTRWIALYGLDTASFERRTAFLDRVERRLRRP
- a CDS encoding 50S ribosome-binding GTPase, translating into MTELLRFATAGSVDDGKSTLIGRLLLDAKQIFEDQLEQVEHASQSRGLDYVNLALLTDGLRAEREQGITIDVAYRYFATPHRKFIIADTPGHVQYTRNMVTGASTANCALVLVDARKGMTEQSRRHAVIASLLRVPHLVVCVNKMDLVDFEEGVFDEIRSMFGDFARKLTFTDVTFIPVSALHGDNVISHSPAMPWYHGPTLLWHLENLYVGSDANLIDPRFPVQYVIRPFDDDHHDYRGYAGTVAGGSFGVGDEVMALPSGLTASVVGIDTADGPVATAVEGMAVTLRLSAEIDISRGDLLCRPNNHPEMSQDLDAMVCWFSTKPLQPGGMYALKHTTRSARCRVGELLYRLDVNTLHREESDTLAMNDIGRIRFRSTTPLTFDAYQRNRTTGSFILVDEATNETVAGGMLIGAAP